Proteins found in one Kluyveromyces marxianus DMKU3-1042 DNA, complete genome, chromosome 2 genomic segment:
- the ARO8 gene encoding bifunctional 2-aminoadipate transaminase/aromatic-amino-acid:2-oxoglutarate transaminase, translated as MTQGVAKDFSYLYSDETKGRTPSQLKTIIHYFSDPNLIFLGGGLPMSDYFPWDNLSVESPLPPFKNGIGAKPSGESSDTCHVSITKDLKESQAGIDIPLARSLQYGHSKGQPEVMKFFKDHHEMIHDMQYEDWDICATVGNTGAWESTLRIFCNRGDSILAEEFAFSSSISAAEAQGVTLCPVPLDEHGIIPSKLEEVLDNWAAGVPKPKLLYTVPTGQNPTGSSLSFDRKKEIYRIAQKHDFIIVEDEPYYFLQMEKYEKDPSKRVEKSYSNHKEFIDSLEKSFVSIDVEGRVIRMDSLSKVLAPGTRFGWIIGSKDILLQYLRLQEMTIQAPGGFTQSIIAGTLNRWGQEGYIDWLIGLRHEYTKKRDYCIDALHKYLPNVDFITVNPPIAGMFFTVDIDASKHPEFTTTYKSDPKLVEKAIFDKAIASGVLVVPGNWFKVESLTNGKQPEGFVKPAESSVIFFRGTYAAVPLEKMAEGLHRFGDSLYEEFQISR; from the coding sequence CACTACTTCAGCGATCCAaacttgatctttttgGGTGGTGGTTTGCCAATGTCAGACTACTTCCCATGGGACAACTTGAGTGTTGAATCACCATTGCCTCCATTCAAGAACGGAATTGGCGCAAAGCCTTCCGGTGAGAGCTCAGACACCTGCCATGTTTCGATCACCAAGGACTTGAAAGAGTCGCAAGCCGGTATCGACATTCCATTGGCCAGATCCTTGCAATACGGTCACTCTAAGGGTCAACCTGAGGTGATGAAGTTCTTCAAGGACCACCATGAGATGATCCACGACATGCAATACGAGGACTGGGACATTTGCGCTACCGTTGGTAACACTGGTGCCTGGGAATCTACTTTGAGAATCTTCTGTAACAGAGGTGATTCGATCTTGGCTGAAGAGTTCGCATTCTCTTCCTCCATTAGTGCAGCCGAGGCTCAAGGTGTGACCTTGTGTCCTGTTCCATTGGACGAACACGGTATCATTCCATCgaagttggaagaagtgTTGGACAACTGGGCTGCAGGTGTgccaaagccaaagttGCTCTACACCGTGCCAACTGGTCAAAACCCAACCGGATCCTCTTTGTCCTTTgacagaaagaaggaaatttACCGTATCGCACAGAAGCACGACTTCAtcattgttgaagatgaacCATACTACTTCTTGCAAATGGAAAAGTACGAGAAGGATCCTTCCAAGAGAGTTGAGAAGTCCTACTCTAATCACAAAGAATTCATTGACAGCTTGGAGAAATCATTCGTTTCCATTGACGTTGAAGGGCGTGTGATAAGAATGGACTCTTTGTCCAAGGTCTTGGCACCAGGTACTAGATTCGGTTGGATCATCGGTTCCAAGGATATCTTGCTACAATACCTACGTCTACAAGAAATGACCATCCAGGCTCCAGGTGGTTTCACCCAATCGATTATAGCTGGTACCTTGAATCGTTGGGGCCAAGAGGGTTACATCGACTGGTTGATCGGTTTGAGACACGAATACACCAAGAAGCGTGACTACTGTATTGACGCCTTGCACAAGTACCTACCAAATGTCGACTTCATCACTGTCAACCCACCAATCGCTGGTATGTTCTTCACCGTTGACATCGATGCATCAAAACACCCAGAATTCACCACTACATACAAATCAGACCCTAAGCTTGTGGAGAAAGCCATCTTTGACAAGGCTATCGCATCTGGTGTCCTTGTTGTTCCAGGTAACTGGTTCAAGGTCGAATCTTTGACCAACGGTAAGCAACCAGAAGGTTTCGTCAAGCCAGCAGAATCCTCTGTTATTTTCTTCAGAGGTACCTACGCTGCCGTCCCATTGGAAAAGATGGCTGAAGGGTTGCATAGATTCGGTGACAGTTTGTACGAAGAGTTCCAAATCTCTAGGTAA